The following proteins are encoded in a genomic region of Apodemus sylvaticus chromosome 21, mApoSyl1.1, whole genome shotgun sequence:
- the LOC127671915 gene encoding pyrethroid hydrolase Ces2e-like isoform X3, with protein sequence MPLHRCPGWLNAVACGFLILLHVKGHDSSETSPIRNTHTGQVRGKSIYLKDIKAGVHAFLGIPFAKPPVGPLRFAPPEDPEPWSGVRDGTSEPAKCLQNDDMVNVEGLKKIKIIMPAFSMSEDCLYLNVYTPARANESSNLPKVVNLSGCDSSNSEALVRCLRGKSEAEILAINKAFRIMPAVVDGKFLPRHPKELLASADFHPVPSIIGVNNDEFGWILPMVFEFSKTIKKITRRNLPAILKIEMEKMMLPPECGALIMEEYMGDTKDPRTLQMQFREMIGDFMIITPALQVARFQRSHAPVYFYEFQHRSNFLKNFRPWHIKADHGDELYLIFGSFFWGTKFDLTAEEKLLSRKMMKYWANFARYGNPNSEDLPYWPMSNQDEQYLQLDIHPSVGRALKTRRLQFWTKTLPQKILELKGVHDKIKTV encoded by the exons ATGCCCCTGCACAGATGTCCTGGATGGCTGAATGCTGTGGCCTGTGGGTTCCTGATTCTCCTCCATGTAAAGG GTCACGACTCATCAGAGACCAGCCCcatcagaaacacacatacaggcCAGGTCCGAGGCAAGTCTATCTACTTGAAAGACATCAAAGCTGGTGTCCATGCCTTCCTGGGAATTCCCTTTGCCAAGCCTCCTGTAGGACCACTGCGCTTTGcacctcctgaggaccctgaGCCATGGAGTGGTGTGAGAGATGGGACCTCAGAGCCAGCCAA GTGTCTACAAAATGATGATATGGTGAATGTAGAGGGTCTGAAGAAGATAAAGATAATCATGCCTGCCTTTTCTATGTCTGAGGACTGCCTGTATCTCAACGTCTACACACCAGCTCGTGCCAATGAGAGTTCTAACTTGCCT AAGGTGGTAAATCTATCTGGTTGTGATAGTTCGAACTCAGAAGCCCTGGTGCGCTGCCTTCGAGGCAAGAGTGAAGCAGAAATTCTGGCTATTAACAAG GCCTTCAGGATCATGCCTGCTGTGGTGGATGGGAAATTCCTACCCAGACATCCCAAGGAGTTGCTGGCCTCAGCTGACTTTCACCCTGTCCCCAGCATTATTGGTGTCAACAATGATGAGTTTGGCTGGATTCTCCCCATG GTCTTCGAATTTTCTAAGACAATAAAGAAGATAACCAGAAGGAACTTGCCAGCTATTCTGAAGATCGAGATGGAGAAGATG atgctgcctcctgagtgtggtgCCCTGATAATGGAAGAGTACATGGGAGACACTAAGGACCCCAGGACCCTCCAAATGCAGTTCAGAGAGATGATAGGGGACTTCATGATCATAACCCCTGCACTCCAAGTAGCACGTTTTCAGC GTTCCCATGCTCCTGTCTACTTCTATGAGTTCCAGCATCGGTCCAATTTTCTCAAGAATTTCAGGCCATGGCACATAAAGGCTGACCACGGTGATGAGCTTTACCTTATCTTTGGATCCTTCTTCTGGGGCACGAAAT TTGACCTCACTGCAGAGGAGAAGCTGCTGAGCAGGAAGATGATGAAGTACTGGGccaactttgcacgatacgg GAACCCCAACAGTGAGGATCTACCCTACTGGCCAATGTCAAACCAAGATGAGCAGTATCTGCAGCTGGACATCCACCCTTCCGTGGGCCGAGCCCTGAAGACCAGAAGGCTGCAGTTCTGGACCAAGACTCTTCCCCAGAAGATTCTAGAGCTAAAAGGAGTACATGACAAAATCAAGACTGTATAG
- the LOC127671915 gene encoding pyrethroid hydrolase Ces2e-like isoform X1, which yields MPLHRCPGWLNAVACGFLILLHVKGHDSSETSPIRNTHTGQVRGKSIYLKDIKAGVHAFLGIPFAKPPVGPLRFAPPEDPEPWSGVRDGTSEPAKCLQNDDMVNVEGLKKIKIIMPAFSMSEDCLYLNVYTPARANESSNLPVMVWLHGGALVIGMASMHDGSRLAATEDVVVVSTQYRLGIVGFFSTGDEYARGNLGFLDQMAALRWVKQNIANFGGNPDSVTLFGQSAGGTSVSFHVISPMSQGLFHRAIMESGVALLPLFLSNSTEMVFTKVVNLSGCDSSNSEALVRCLRGKSEAEILAINKAFRIMPAVVDGKFLPRHPKELLASADFHPVPSIIGVNNDEFGWILPMVFEFSKTIKKITRRNLPAILKIEMEKMMLPPECGALIMEEYMGDTKDPRTLQMQFREMIGDFMIITPALQVARFQRSHAPVYFYEFQHRSNFLKNFRPWHIKADHGDELYLIFGSFFWGTKFDLTAEEKLLSRKMMKYWANFARYGNPNSEDLPYWPMSNQDEQYLQLDIHPSVGRALKTRRLQFWTKTLPQKILELKGVHDKIKTV from the exons ATGCCCCTGCACAGATGTCCTGGATGGCTGAATGCTGTGGCCTGTGGGTTCCTGATTCTCCTCCATGTAAAGG GTCACGACTCATCAGAGACCAGCCCcatcagaaacacacatacaggcCAGGTCCGAGGCAAGTCTATCTACTTGAAAGACATCAAAGCTGGTGTCCATGCCTTCCTGGGAATTCCCTTTGCCAAGCCTCCTGTAGGACCACTGCGCTTTGcacctcctgaggaccctgaGCCATGGAGTGGTGTGAGAGATGGGACCTCAGAGCCAGCCAA GTGTCTACAAAATGATGATATGGTGAATGTAGAGGGTCTGAAGAAGATAAAGATAATCATGCCTGCCTTTTCTATGTCTGAGGACTGCCTGTATCTCAACGTCTACACACCAGCTCGTGCCAATGAGAGTTCTAACTTGCCT gtGATGGTATGGCTCCATGGCGGTGCACTGGTTATAGGCATGGCTTCCATGCATGATGGATCCAGGCTGGCAGCCACTGAGGATGTGGTGGTGGTCTCTACCCAGTATCGTCTCGGAATCGTGGGCTTTTTCAG CACTGGAGATGAGTATGCCAGAGGCAACTTGGGATTCTTAGATCAAATGGCTGCCTTACGCTGGGTCAAGCAGAACATCGCCAACTTTGGAGGCAACCCTGACTCTGTCACACTTTTTGGCCAGTCAGCAGGTGGCACAAGTGTATCTTTCCATGTCATTTCCCCCATGTCGCAAGGACTCTTCCATAGAGCCATCATGGAGAGTGGGGTGGCCCTGCTGCCTCTCTTTTTATCTAACTCCACTGAGATGGTCTTCACA AAGGTGGTAAATCTATCTGGTTGTGATAGTTCGAACTCAGAAGCCCTGGTGCGCTGCCTTCGAGGCAAGAGTGAAGCAGAAATTCTGGCTATTAACAAG GCCTTCAGGATCATGCCTGCTGTGGTGGATGGGAAATTCCTACCCAGACATCCCAAGGAGTTGCTGGCCTCAGCTGACTTTCACCCTGTCCCCAGCATTATTGGTGTCAACAATGATGAGTTTGGCTGGATTCTCCCCATG GTCTTCGAATTTTCTAAGACAATAAAGAAGATAACCAGAAGGAACTTGCCAGCTATTCTGAAGATCGAGATGGAGAAGATG atgctgcctcctgagtgtggtgCCCTGATAATGGAAGAGTACATGGGAGACACTAAGGACCCCAGGACCCTCCAAATGCAGTTCAGAGAGATGATAGGGGACTTCATGATCATAACCCCTGCACTCCAAGTAGCACGTTTTCAGC GTTCCCATGCTCCTGTCTACTTCTATGAGTTCCAGCATCGGTCCAATTTTCTCAAGAATTTCAGGCCATGGCACATAAAGGCTGACCACGGTGATGAGCTTTACCTTATCTTTGGATCCTTCTTCTGGGGCACGAAAT TTGACCTCACTGCAGAGGAGAAGCTGCTGAGCAGGAAGATGATGAAGTACTGGGccaactttgcacgatacgg GAACCCCAACAGTGAGGATCTACCCTACTGGCCAATGTCAAACCAAGATGAGCAGTATCTGCAGCTGGACATCCACCCTTCCGTGGGCCGAGCCCTGAAGACCAGAAGGCTGCAGTTCTGGACCAAGACTCTTCCCCAGAAGATTCTAGAGCTAAAAGGAGTACATGACAAAATCAAGACTGTATAG
- the LOC127671915 gene encoding pyrethroid hydrolase Ces2e-like isoform X2, with product MPLHRCPGWLNAVACGFLILLHVKGHDSSETSPIRNTHTGQVRGKSIYLKDIKAGVHAFLGIPFAKPPVGPLRFAPPEDPEPWSGVRDGTSEPAKCLQNDDMVNVEGLKKIKIIMPAFSMSEDCLYLNVYTPARANESSNLPVMVWLHGGALVIGMASMHDGSRLAATEDVVVVSTQYRLGIVGFFSTGDEYARGNLGFLDQMAALRWVKQNIANFGGNPDSVTLFGQSAGGTSVSFHVISPMSQGLFHRAIMESGVALLPLFLSNSTEMVFTKVVNLSGCDSSNSEALVRCLRGKSEAEILAINKAFRIMPAVVDGKFLPRHPKELLASADFHPVPSIIGVNNDEFGWILPMVRSRYNFLCKITRRNLPAILKIEMEKMMLPPECGALIMEEYMGDTKDPRTLQMQFREMIGDFMIITPALQVARFQRSHAPVYFYEFQHRSNFLKNFRPWHIKADHGDELYLIFGSFFWGTKFDLTAEEKLLSRKMMKYWANFARYGNPNSEDLPYWPMSNQDEQYLQLDIHPSVGRALKTRRLQFWTKTLPQKILELKGVHDKIKTV from the exons ATGCCCCTGCACAGATGTCCTGGATGGCTGAATGCTGTGGCCTGTGGGTTCCTGATTCTCCTCCATGTAAAGG GTCACGACTCATCAGAGACCAGCCCcatcagaaacacacatacaggcCAGGTCCGAGGCAAGTCTATCTACTTGAAAGACATCAAAGCTGGTGTCCATGCCTTCCTGGGAATTCCCTTTGCCAAGCCTCCTGTAGGACCACTGCGCTTTGcacctcctgaggaccctgaGCCATGGAGTGGTGTGAGAGATGGGACCTCAGAGCCAGCCAA GTGTCTACAAAATGATGATATGGTGAATGTAGAGGGTCTGAAGAAGATAAAGATAATCATGCCTGCCTTTTCTATGTCTGAGGACTGCCTGTATCTCAACGTCTACACACCAGCTCGTGCCAATGAGAGTTCTAACTTGCCT gtGATGGTATGGCTCCATGGCGGTGCACTGGTTATAGGCATGGCTTCCATGCATGATGGATCCAGGCTGGCAGCCACTGAGGATGTGGTGGTGGTCTCTACCCAGTATCGTCTCGGAATCGTGGGCTTTTTCAG CACTGGAGATGAGTATGCCAGAGGCAACTTGGGATTCTTAGATCAAATGGCTGCCTTACGCTGGGTCAAGCAGAACATCGCCAACTTTGGAGGCAACCCTGACTCTGTCACACTTTTTGGCCAGTCAGCAGGTGGCACAAGTGTATCTTTCCATGTCATTTCCCCCATGTCGCAAGGACTCTTCCATAGAGCCATCATGGAGAGTGGGGTGGCCCTGCTGCCTCTCTTTTTATCTAACTCCACTGAGATGGTCTTCACA AAGGTGGTAAATCTATCTGGTTGTGATAGTTCGAACTCAGAAGCCCTGGTGCGCTGCCTTCGAGGCAAGAGTGAAGCAGAAATTCTGGCTATTAACAAG GCCTTCAGGATCATGCCTGCTGTGGTGGATGGGAAATTCCTACCCAGACATCCCAAGGAGTTGCTGGCCTCAGCTGACTTTCACCCTGTCCCCAGCATTATTGGTGTCAACAATGATGAGTTTGGCTGGATTCTCCCCATGGTAAGGTCCAGATATAATTTCCTATGT AAGATAACCAGAAGGAACTTGCCAGCTATTCTGAAGATCGAGATGGAGAAGATG atgctgcctcctgagtgtggtgCCCTGATAATGGAAGAGTACATGGGAGACACTAAGGACCCCAGGACCCTCCAAATGCAGTTCAGAGAGATGATAGGGGACTTCATGATCATAACCCCTGCACTCCAAGTAGCACGTTTTCAGC GTTCCCATGCTCCTGTCTACTTCTATGAGTTCCAGCATCGGTCCAATTTTCTCAAGAATTTCAGGCCATGGCACATAAAGGCTGACCACGGTGATGAGCTTTACCTTATCTTTGGATCCTTCTTCTGGGGCACGAAAT TTGACCTCACTGCAGAGGAGAAGCTGCTGAGCAGGAAGATGATGAAGTACTGGGccaactttgcacgatacgg GAACCCCAACAGTGAGGATCTACCCTACTGGCCAATGTCAAACCAAGATGAGCAGTATCTGCAGCTGGACATCCACCCTTCCGTGGGCCGAGCCCTGAAGACCAGAAGGCTGCAGTTCTGGACCAAGACTCTTCCCCAGAAGATTCTAGAGCTAAAAGGAGTACATGACAAAATCAAGACTGTATAG